The Sporosarcina ureae genome includes a region encoding these proteins:
- a CDS encoding sigma-70 family RNA polymerase sigma factor codes for MDSVELEQVMDQYGEHLLKMAYFYLRDHELAKDIVQEVFISFYEKSNYQERGKLRAYLTKLTVNRCKDYLRSWSFRHLKFNKELVETIHTEHDRLILKEEKSVIASAILALPIKYREIILFYYYEELTMREIAAFLDLSENTVKTRMTKARILLKDKLSADYWEVLSIE; via the coding sequence ATGGATTCCGTGGAACTGGAACAGGTTATGGATCAATACGGGGAACATTTATTGAAAATGGCCTACTTCTATTTACGTGACCATGAACTGGCGAAGGATATCGTCCAGGAGGTGTTCATTTCATTTTACGAGAAATCGAACTATCAAGAACGAGGAAAGTTACGCGCTTATTTAACGAAACTAACAGTCAACCGTTGTAAGGATTATTTGCGAAGCTGGTCATTCAGACATTTGAAATTCAATAAAGAGTTGGTAGAAACCATACATACTGAACATGATCGATTGATTCTAAAAGAAGAAAAGTCTGTGATTGCTTCTGCTATATTGGCATTACCTATAAAATATCGAGAAATTATACTGTTTTATTATTACGAAGAACTAACTATGCGAGAGATTGCTGCGTTTCTTGATCTGTCGGAAAACACCGTGAAAACGAGAATGACCAAAGCACGTATTTTGTTAAAAGATAAACTGTCAGCTGATTATTGGGAGGTGCTTTCCATTGAATAA